The Thunnus thynnus chromosome 22, fThuThy2.1, whole genome shotgun sequence genome includes a window with the following:
- the mtm1 gene encoding myotubularin isoform X2, translating to MASPVSVYNSNALDSHISSTSRESLKMELLADVTLLPGEDRIIDKDIIYVCPFNGAVKGKVLITNYRLHFKSSDADVAVTLDVPLGAISRVEKMGGASSRGENSYGLDITCKDMRNLRFALKQEGHSRRDIFELLFRHAFPLSHSLPLFAYVTQEKYEENGWNMYKPIEEFRRQGLPNNKWRITFINKNYELCDTYPTVLAVPFKCKEEDLRRVAAFRSRARIPVLSWIHRENQAVIVRCSQPLVGMSGKRNKDDERYLDMIREANDTTKLTIYDARPSVNAVANKATGGGYEGDEYQNAELVFLDIQNIHVMRESLKKLKDIVYPNVEESHWLSSLESTHWLEHVKLVLSGAIQVADKVSSGNSVVVHCSDGWDRTAQLTSLAMLMLDSHYRTLRGFQVLIEKEWISFGHKFASRIGHGDKNHADQDRSPIFVQFIDCVWQMTKQFPTAFEFNERLLLTILDHLYSCRFGTFLYNCESARDQHEVRMKTVSLWSLVNSKMDIYLNPFYTPESGRVLYPVASMRHLELWVTYYIRWNPRIRQQQSPVEQRYKELLALRDEYLKKLEELQLSDSAPSSRLANSSTPNTSSSTSPTPSQQYTHLQTPF from the exons ATGGCCTCACCAGTCTCCGTCTACAACTCCAACGCCTTGGACAGTCACATCTCCAGT acCTCCAGAGAGTCTCTGAAGATGGAGTTGTTAGCTGATGTGACCCTGCTGCCAGGAGAGGACAGAATAATAG ATAAAGATATCATCTACGTCTGTCCATTCAATGGAGCTGTGAAAGGCAAAGTGTTGATCACCAACTACAGACTCCACTTCAAGAGCTCAGATGCT GATGTGGCGGTGACGCTGGACGTGCCTCTGGGTGCCATCAGTCGGGTGGAGAAGATGGGTGGGGCGTCAAGCAGAGGAGAAAACTCCTACGGCCTGGATATCACCTGCAAG GACATGAGGAACTTGAGGTTTGCCTTGAAGCAGGAGGGTCACAGCAGACGAGATATCTTCGAGCTCCTCTTCAGACATGCATTTCCTCTCTCACACAGTCTG CCTCTCTTTGCATATGTGACTCAGGAGAAGTATGAAGAGAACGGCTGGAACATGTACAAACCCATAGAAGAGTTCAGACGGCAG GGCTTACCTAACAACAAGTGGCGCATTACATTCATCAATAAGAACTATGAGCTGTGTGACACCTACCCCACTGTGTTGGCCGTACCCTTTAAATGTAAAGAGGAGGATCTGAGAAGAGTGGCTGCCTTCAGGTCAAGAGCACGCATACCA GTTCTATCATGGATCCACAGGGAGAACCAGGCAGTAATCGTCCGCTGCAGTCAGCCTCTGGTCGGTATGTCTGGTAAAAGGAACAAAGACGACGAACGCTACCTGGACATGATCAGGGAGGCAAACGACACCACCAAACTCACCATCTATGATGCTCGGCCCAGCGTCAACGCCGTGGCCAACAAG GCCACAGGAGGAGGATACGAAGGTGATGAGTACCAAAATGCAGAGCTCGTCTTCCTGGACATCCAGAATATCCACGTCATGAGGGAATCCCTGAAGAAACTCAAAGACATCGTCTATCCCAACGTGGAAGAATCCCATTGGCTGTCCAGCCTAGAGTCTACACACTGGCTAGAACATGTTAAG ctggtGTTGTCAGGAGCCATCCAGGTAGCAGACAAGGTTTCCAGTGGAAATTCAGTGGTGGTTCACTGCAGTGACGGCTGGGACAGAACTGCTCAGCTCACCTCTCTGGCCATGCTGATGCTGGACAGTCACTACCGCACTCTCAGAGGATTCCAG gTGCTAATTGAGAAGGAATGGATCAGCTTTGGGCACAAGTTTGCCTCA AGGATAGGTCACGGTGACAAGAACCACGCAGATCAGGACAGATCACCCATCTTTGTTCAGTTCATTGACTGTGTATGGCAGATGACTAAACAG TTCCCCACAGCCTTTGAGTTTAATGAGCGCCTCCTGCTGACAATCCTGGATCATCTCTACAGCTGTCGCTTCGGGACTTTCCTCTACAACTGTGAGAGTGCAAGAGACCAGCAC GAGGTGAGGATGAAGACGGTGTCTCTGTGGTCTTTGGTCAACAGTAAGATGGACATTTATTTAAACCCTTTCTACACCCCGGAGTCCGGCAGGGTTCTCTACCCTGTCGCCAGCATGCGCCACCTAGAGCTCTGGGTAACATACTATATCCGCTGGAACCCACGCATACGACAGCAG CAGAGTCCAGTGGAGCAGCGCTACAAGGAGCTGTTGGCCCTCAGAGACGAATACTTGAAgaagctggaggagctgcagctgtctgactccGCCCCTTCCTCCCGTCTGGCTAACAGTTCCACCCccaacacctcctcctccacctctcccaCACCATCACAGCaatacacacacctacaaacTCCCTTCTGA
- the mtm1 gene encoding myotubularin isoform X1, with protein sequence MASPVSVYNSNALDSHISSTSRESLKMELLADVTLLPGEDRIIDKDIIYVCPFNGAVKGKVLITNYRLHFKSSDADVAVTLDVPLGAISRVEKMGGASSRGENSYGLDITCKDMRNLRFALKQEGHSRRDIFELLFRHAFPLSHSLPLFAYVTQEKYEENGWNMYKPIEEFRRQGLPNNKWRITFINKNYELCDTYPTVLAVPFKCKEEDLRRVAAFRSRARIPVLSWIHRENQAVIVRCSQPLVGMSGKRNKDDERYLDMIREANDTTKLTIYDARPSVNAVANKATGGGYEGDEYQNAELVFLDIQNIHVMRESLKKLKDIVYPNVEESHWLSSLESTHWLEHVKLVLSGAIQVADKVSSGNSVVVHCSDGWDRTAQLTSLAMLMLDSHYRTLRGFQVLIEKEWISFGHKFASRIGHGDKNHADQDRSPIFVQFIDCVWQMTKQFPTAFEFNERLLLTILDHLYSCRFGTFLYNCESARDQHEVRMKTVSLWSLVNSKMDIYLNPFYTPESGRVLYPVASMRHLELWVTYYIRWNPRIRQQQQSPVEQRYKELLALRDEYLKKLEELQLSDSAPSSRLANSSTPNTSSSTSPTPSQQYTHLQTPF encoded by the exons ATGGCCTCACCAGTCTCCGTCTACAACTCCAACGCCTTGGACAGTCACATCTCCAGT acCTCCAGAGAGTCTCTGAAGATGGAGTTGTTAGCTGATGTGACCCTGCTGCCAGGAGAGGACAGAATAATAG ATAAAGATATCATCTACGTCTGTCCATTCAATGGAGCTGTGAAAGGCAAAGTGTTGATCACCAACTACAGACTCCACTTCAAGAGCTCAGATGCT GATGTGGCGGTGACGCTGGACGTGCCTCTGGGTGCCATCAGTCGGGTGGAGAAGATGGGTGGGGCGTCAAGCAGAGGAGAAAACTCCTACGGCCTGGATATCACCTGCAAG GACATGAGGAACTTGAGGTTTGCCTTGAAGCAGGAGGGTCACAGCAGACGAGATATCTTCGAGCTCCTCTTCAGACATGCATTTCCTCTCTCACACAGTCTG CCTCTCTTTGCATATGTGACTCAGGAGAAGTATGAAGAGAACGGCTGGAACATGTACAAACCCATAGAAGAGTTCAGACGGCAG GGCTTACCTAACAACAAGTGGCGCATTACATTCATCAATAAGAACTATGAGCTGTGTGACACCTACCCCACTGTGTTGGCCGTACCCTTTAAATGTAAAGAGGAGGATCTGAGAAGAGTGGCTGCCTTCAGGTCAAGAGCACGCATACCA GTTCTATCATGGATCCACAGGGAGAACCAGGCAGTAATCGTCCGCTGCAGTCAGCCTCTGGTCGGTATGTCTGGTAAAAGGAACAAAGACGACGAACGCTACCTGGACATGATCAGGGAGGCAAACGACACCACCAAACTCACCATCTATGATGCTCGGCCCAGCGTCAACGCCGTGGCCAACAAG GCCACAGGAGGAGGATACGAAGGTGATGAGTACCAAAATGCAGAGCTCGTCTTCCTGGACATCCAGAATATCCACGTCATGAGGGAATCCCTGAAGAAACTCAAAGACATCGTCTATCCCAACGTGGAAGAATCCCATTGGCTGTCCAGCCTAGAGTCTACACACTGGCTAGAACATGTTAAG ctggtGTTGTCAGGAGCCATCCAGGTAGCAGACAAGGTTTCCAGTGGAAATTCAGTGGTGGTTCACTGCAGTGACGGCTGGGACAGAACTGCTCAGCTCACCTCTCTGGCCATGCTGATGCTGGACAGTCACTACCGCACTCTCAGAGGATTCCAG gTGCTAATTGAGAAGGAATGGATCAGCTTTGGGCACAAGTTTGCCTCA AGGATAGGTCACGGTGACAAGAACCACGCAGATCAGGACAGATCACCCATCTTTGTTCAGTTCATTGACTGTGTATGGCAGATGACTAAACAG TTCCCCACAGCCTTTGAGTTTAATGAGCGCCTCCTGCTGACAATCCTGGATCATCTCTACAGCTGTCGCTTCGGGACTTTCCTCTACAACTGTGAGAGTGCAAGAGACCAGCAC GAGGTGAGGATGAAGACGGTGTCTCTGTGGTCTTTGGTCAACAGTAAGATGGACATTTATTTAAACCCTTTCTACACCCCGGAGTCCGGCAGGGTTCTCTACCCTGTCGCCAGCATGCGCCACCTAGAGCTCTGGGTAACATACTATATCCGCTGGAACCCACGCATACGACAGCAG CAGCAGAGTCCAGTGGAGCAGCGCTACAAGGAGCTGTTGGCCCTCAGAGACGAATACTTGAAgaagctggaggagctgcagctgtctgactccGCCCCTTCCTCCCGTCTGGCTAACAGTTCCACCCccaacacctcctcctccacctctcccaCACCATCACAGCaatacacacacctacaaacTCCCTTCTGA